The DNA sequence GCACGCCACCGGCGTGGAGGGTGTTGCAGGTGGCGTGGCCCAGTCCCGTGCGGTGACCGCTGCATTGACCACCCTGGCCAAGACTTCCGGAGTACCCATCCTGCTGGTCGGACACGTAACCAAGGACGGCAATGTGGCCGGCCCCCGCGTTCTGGAGCATCTGGTGGATGTGGTGCTCAACTTCGAGGGTGACCGTCATTCCTCGTTGCGCATGCTACGCGGCATCAAAAACCGTTTCGGCGCCACCGATGAGGTGGGATGTTTCGAACAGCAATCCGATGGCATCAAGGAGGTGCCGGATCCTTCGGGGCTGTTCCTCTCCCACCACGGTTCCACACCGGACGGCACGGCCGTAACCGTGGCCATGGACGGTGTCCGTCCCCTGCTGGCTGAAGTTCAGAGCCTGCTGGTGGATGCCCCCTCCAAGAATCCACGTCGTGTGGTGACCGGTTTGGACGCGAACCGTGTTCCGATGGTGCTGGCGGTTCTCTCCGCGCGTGCGGGGCGTGCCACCCAGAGCAAGGATGCCTACGTGGCCACCGTGGGAGGCATGAAGGTCGGCGAACCTGCAACTGACCTGGCAGTGGCGCTGGCCACCGCATCCGCCCTGGCCAAGAAACCCCTGCCGGACAAGACCGTGGTGCTGGGCGAGGTGGGTCTGGCCGGGGAGATCAGAAGGGTGCCCAATGTGGATCGCCGTCTCGCCGAAGCCGAACGGCTGGGTTATGAAAAGGCCATCGTGCCTGCGGGTTCCGGGGTGAAACGGAGTGGACTGAAAATTATCGAGGCATCAACGCTGGTCGATGCCCTGGCCGCTGTAAAGTTGTGATCCATGAGTCCCACCACCACCCCTGTGGATAATGTCCAGGATGTCCACACCATGCGAGACACCCTGCAGCGCCTCGCACCGGGCACCCCACTCCGCGACGGCCTGGACCGCATCGTCCGCGGCCATACCGGTGCCCTGATCGTCATCGGTGATGAAGAGAACGTCACCTCCATCTGCGATGGCGGCTTTGAATTCGATGTCACCTTCGCAGCCACCCGCCTGCGCGAACTCTGCAAGATGGATGGTGCCGTTGTTCTGTCATCCGATGGCGAACGCATCAAACGCGCCAATGTGCAGCTGA is a window from the Corynebacterium faecale genome containing:
- the radA gene encoding DNA repair protein RadA; protein product: MVKKARSVHECSECSYSSPKWLGRCPECGSWGSMEERTVGASGGAAKAAVSGTAPAGLTPTSPAVPIGKIVASTATSISTGIGELDRVLGSGIVPGSVVLMAGEPGVGKSTLLLEVASRWASMKEGDGTRTALYVTAEESAGQVRLRGERTGALKDTLYLAAESNLDVVFGHVNQLKPSLLIVDSVQTMHATGVEGVAGGVAQSRAVTAALTTLAKTSGVPILLVGHVTKDGNVAGPRVLEHLVDVVLNFEGDRHSSLRMLRGIKNRFGATDEVGCFEQQSDGIKEVPDPSGLFLSHHGSTPDGTAVTVAMDGVRPLLAEVQSLLVDAPSKNPRRVVTGLDANRVPMVLAVLSARAGRATQSKDAYVATVGGMKVGEPATDLAVALATASALAKKPLPDKTVVLGEVGLAGEIRRVPNVDRRLAEAERLGYEKAIVPAGSGVKRSGLKIIEASTLVDALAAVKL